From Hyalangium ruber, the proteins below share one genomic window:
- a CDS encoding DUF4190 domain-containing protein: protein MSVADVPLGPLTPRCATHPREPAAGTCSRCGAFFCGGCERFIFGKVYCTACSQRPEINYLNEFRLKHWGRRDGGVWMAGLASLGLAVVAVQGLTHQRPWPALPFLACAVAGGVFFLGLRWGREALIAVPLLGAVLSAVRGDFPNAGLLLILALGAVALYFSPRIRLFFRVPIPPEQLQRLWDLYENNPRARDAMNLGLASFFLPLFAPFAIALGVVGLRRVNPDAVPPVGRKGHAIAGIVMGVLALSGWVALLFPRLYR, encoded by the coding sequence ATGTCCGTCGCAGACGTGCCCCTCGGGCCGCTCACGCCGCGTTGCGCCACCCACCCCCGAGAGCCCGCGGCCGGCACCTGCTCTCGCTGCGGCGCGTTCTTCTGCGGCGGCTGCGAGCGCTTCATCTTCGGCAAGGTCTACTGCACCGCGTGCTCCCAGCGGCCGGAGATCAACTACCTCAACGAGTTCCGCCTCAAGCACTGGGGACGGCGCGACGGCGGAGTGTGGATGGCGGGCCTCGCCAGCCTGGGACTCGCGGTGGTCGCGGTGCAGGGGCTGACCCACCAGCGGCCATGGCCCGCCCTGCCCTTCCTGGCCTGCGCGGTGGCGGGCGGCGTCTTCTTCCTCGGGCTGCGGTGGGGGCGTGAGGCGCTCATCGCCGTTCCGTTGCTGGGCGCCGTCCTGTCCGCCGTGCGAGGCGATTTCCCGAACGCGGGCTTACTGCTGATCCTCGCCCTGGGCGCCGTCGCCCTCTACTTCAGCCCGCGCATCCGGCTCTTCTTCCGGGTGCCGATTCCCCCGGAGCAGCTTCAGCGGTTGTGGGACCTCTATGAGAACAACCCACGCGCGCGGGACGCGATGAACCTGGGCCTCGCCAGCTTCTTCCTGCCGCTGTTCGCGCCGTTCGCCATCGCCCTGGGCGTGGTGGGACTGCGGCGGGTGAACCCCGACGCGGTGCCGCCCGTGGGCCGCAAGGGACACGCCATCGCCGGCATCGTGATGGGAGTGCTCGCCCTCTCAGGCTGGGTTGCCCTGCTGTTTCCCAGGCTCTATCGGTAG
- a CDS encoding right-handed parallel beta-helix repeat-containing protein, with protein sequence MTLASPVALAADGGIGAQNRPDLSFADIAPTRIFHVAVTGQDGNSGTAASPWRTINYAVKRLRPGEAAYVHAGTYYERVDIGSSAADGTASAPIHLMGAPGEAKPVIRGGDSKSGSMLRIQQRRYWVVTGFNIQAAGSQVHGVRFEGARYSVVRDSEVSGGTGPVGVVFYAGAADLGFLRNKVHHYTWGSNDSHGMLVLPDTARILIQGNESWANGGDSFQCQGPDTTSGTNLPTDITVENNRFHEDRENAVDLKTCDRVTLRGNKFYGYRPASSAPQGAAVVIHCSARRILVEGNRMWNNGRGLTLGGVMILPEPVTDVIIRRNLVFDSTTASGGSGDGLRVGTSRRVRIHHNTLAFLPVGGITVGDGDKGPAEAAEVYNNIVYATPRAMDIRLTGTTSFKSDRNLAYQPGATVAFRVDGRLTTLDGWRSASGQDRSSSVADPLFVSEPRLNDFYTQATSPARDKALPLTIPSLPLSGTVCGTSADLGILESCL encoded by the coding sequence ATGACCCTGGCAAGCCCGGTCGCGCTTGCCGCGGATGGAGGCATCGGCGCGCAGAACCGACCGGACCTCTCCTTCGCGGACATCGCGCCCACGCGCATCTTCCACGTGGCGGTGACCGGGCAGGATGGGAACTCCGGTACGGCGGCGAGCCCCTGGCGGACGATCAACTACGCGGTCAAGCGTCTGCGCCCCGGCGAGGCGGCCTACGTCCACGCGGGCACCTACTACGAGCGCGTCGACATCGGCTCGAGCGCGGCGGACGGCACGGCGAGCGCTCCCATCCACTTGATGGGTGCTCCGGGGGAGGCCAAGCCCGTGATTCGCGGCGGCGACTCCAAGAGCGGCTCCATGCTGCGCATCCAGCAGCGCCGCTACTGGGTCGTCACCGGCTTCAACATCCAGGCGGCGGGCTCGCAGGTGCATGGGGTGCGCTTCGAGGGCGCGCGCTACAGCGTGGTGCGCGACTCCGAGGTGTCGGGCGGCACGGGCCCCGTGGGCGTGGTGTTCTACGCGGGCGCCGCGGACCTCGGCTTCCTGCGCAACAAGGTGCATCACTACACCTGGGGCAGCAATGACAGCCACGGCATGCTGGTGCTGCCGGACACCGCGCGCATCCTCATCCAGGGCAACGAGTCCTGGGCCAACGGCGGCGACTCCTTCCAGTGCCAGGGCCCGGACACCACCTCGGGCACCAACCTTCCGACCGACATCACCGTGGAGAACAACCGCTTCCACGAGGACCGGGAGAACGCGGTGGACCTCAAGACGTGTGACCGCGTCACCCTGCGCGGCAACAAGTTCTACGGCTACCGCCCCGCCTCCTCCGCGCCCCAGGGGGCCGCGGTTGTCATCCACTGCTCGGCGCGCCGCATCCTCGTGGAGGGCAACCGCATGTGGAACAACGGCCGAGGGCTGACGCTGGGCGGGGTGATGATCCTTCCCGAGCCGGTGACGGACGTCATCATCCGCCGCAACCTGGTGTTCGACAGCACCACCGCCAGCGGCGGCAGCGGCGACGGCCTGCGCGTGGGTACCAGCCGGCGCGTGCGCATCCACCACAACACGCTGGCCTTCCTGCCCGTGGGCGGAATCACCGTGGGCGATGGCGACAAGGGCCCGGCCGAGGCCGCCGAGGTCTACAACAACATCGTCTACGCCACGCCCCGCGCGATGGACATCCGCCTGACGGGCACCACGAGCTTCAAGTCGGACCGCAACCTGGCGTACCAGCCGGGCGCGACAGTGGCGTTCCGGGTGGACGGGCGCCTCACCACGCTGGACGGGTGGCGCTCGGCGAGCGGGCAGGACCGCTCCAGCAGCGTGGCGGATCCGCTCTTCGTGAGCGAGCCGCGCCTCAATGACTTCTACACCCAGGCGACCTCGCCCGCCCGGGACAAGGCCCTGCCGCTGACCATCCCCTCGCTGCCGCTGAGCGGCACGGTGTGTGGGACGAGCGCGGACCTGGGCATCCTGGAGTCCTGCCTCTAG
- a CDS encoding secretin and TonB N-terminal domain-containing protein, with product MSLVRAALAALVLVSLPALAQAPRPASKRVNIDVVRADIHDVLRMLAEVGRLNVVVADEVQGKVTLKLKDVPWRQALDTVLSSHGLGQELRGNVLRVAPLKQLAEEAASRAKLKQAHEELAPLNTYLIPLSYAKASDMLPHVQAQLSPRGKVSVDARTNTLIVTDVGPVTLP from the coding sequence ATGAGCCTGGTTCGAGCTGCCCTCGCCGCGCTGGTGTTGGTGTCCCTGCCGGCGCTGGCCCAAGCGCCGCGTCCCGCGAGCAAGCGCGTCAACATCGACGTGGTGCGCGCGGACATCCACGACGTGCTGCGGATGCTGGCGGAGGTGGGCCGGCTCAACGTGGTGGTGGCCGACGAGGTGCAGGGCAAGGTGACGCTGAAGCTCAAGGACGTGCCGTGGCGGCAGGCGCTCGACACGGTGCTCTCCTCTCACGGGCTGGGCCAGGAGCTGCGCGGCAACGTGCTGCGGGTGGCGCCGCTCAAGCAGCTGGCCGAGGAGGCCGCGTCCCGCGCCAAGCTGAAGCAAGCGCACGAAGAGCTGGCGCCGCTGAACACCTACCTCATCCCGCTGAGCTACGCGAAGGCCTCGGACATGCTGCCGCACGTGCAGGCGCAGCTGTCGCCGCGCGGCAAGGTGAGCGTGGACGCGCGCACCAACACGCTCATTGTCACGGACGTGGGGCCGGTGACGTTGCCATAG
- a CDS encoding DUF2267 domain-containing protein, whose protein sequence is MATQWDENVQGAEPQGQGERRIMTPEIRAQRSESRAAQTYTFFLRDLEAKGLDRKQAEQAIQSVLCIMEQRLMSDEARHMEAQLPRKVVALLERCEKHKDRPYQKFGRMELLAMVCEDLGVDLEEAERITCAVLSTVREHISEGEAEDVLGQLPRELRTLWEPMGASAGTHRRQGERRWAGRRVSEVMTADVEGVSPHDTLRDAAEKMRTLNVGPMPVCEGDILKGIITDRDIVVRAVAQGLDPNTTRVSQAMTDQVECVSADEDISVAAQKMREEQIRRILVVDANHKLLGILSLGDIAEAMSEHEAGQTLEAISEPAQPMAH, encoded by the coding sequence ATGGCAACGCAATGGGACGAGAACGTTCAAGGTGCGGAGCCCCAGGGCCAGGGCGAGCGTCGCATCATGACGCCGGAGATTCGCGCGCAGCGCAGCGAGTCCCGGGCGGCGCAGACCTATACCTTCTTCCTGAGGGACCTGGAGGCCAAAGGGCTGGACCGGAAGCAGGCGGAGCAGGCGATTCAATCTGTGCTCTGCATCATGGAGCAGCGGTTGATGAGCGACGAGGCGCGGCACATGGAGGCGCAGCTGCCGCGAAAGGTGGTGGCCCTGCTGGAGCGCTGCGAGAAACACAAGGACCGGCCCTACCAGAAGTTCGGCCGCATGGAGCTGCTGGCCATGGTGTGCGAGGACCTCGGGGTGGACCTGGAGGAGGCCGAGCGCATCACCTGCGCGGTGCTCTCCACGGTGCGCGAGCACATCAGCGAGGGAGAGGCCGAGGACGTGCTGGGCCAGCTGCCGCGTGAGCTGCGCACGCTCTGGGAGCCGATGGGCGCGAGCGCTGGGACGCACCGGAGGCAGGGCGAGAGGCGCTGGGCCGGCCGGCGTGTCTCCGAGGTGATGACGGCGGACGTGGAGGGGGTGAGCCCCCATGACACGCTGAGGGATGCGGCGGAGAAGATGCGCACGCTCAACGTGGGGCCGATGCCGGTGTGCGAGGGCGACATCCTCAAGGGCATCATCACCGACCGGGACATCGTGGTGCGGGCGGTGGCGCAGGGCCTGGACCCCAACACCACGCGGGTGTCACAGGCGATGACCGACCAGGTGGAGTGCGTCTCCGCCGACGAGGACATCTCGGTGGCGGCCCAGAAGATGCGGGAGGAGCAGATCCGCCGCATCCTCGTGGTGGACGCGAACCACAAGCTGTTGGGCATCCTCTCGCTGGGCGACATCGCCGAGGCGATGAGCGAGCACGAGGCGGGCCAGACGCTGGAGGCCATCTCCGAGCCCGCTCAGCCGATGGCCCACTGA
- the dnaA gene encoding chromosomal replication initiator protein DnaA, translated as MSALAEALSTPPSAGIIWARTLDTIRQDGKTYALTWLERMRALEVREGALVLGVPDRFFRDWVDDHYRGLLEATLARVGDGLVKVAYEVVETPASSVHLPPTPTVKVNTARPSRLNVRFTFATFVVSDSNQLPAAAAAAVADKPGYHYNPLYVYGGTGLGKTHLLHAVGNHIWEKDPSQRVVYLSSEQFTNEYVESVREHRMSDFRRKFREECDVLLIDDIQFLGKREETQKEFFYTFNTLYELNKAIVLTSDTLPSEIPGLEERLRSRFTMGLITDIREPNYETRVAILQKKAEAERLMLPDDVAHFIAKHIQKNVRELEGALVKLSAIHSLSRQPLTVEFASQVLKDILPTNRVVDVELIQKEVARYYKVTLEALREDRRHKALAHARQVAMYLCRKLTKSSFPEIASRFNKDHSTVISSVRKVEGLRETDATVKRELEELEEKLGG; from the coding sequence GTGAGCGCCCTCGCCGAAGCCCTCAGTACACCGCCAAGTGCCGGGATTATCTGGGCCCGAACGCTGGATACCATCCGCCAGGACGGCAAGACGTACGCGCTCACCTGGCTGGAGCGAATGCGCGCCCTGGAGGTACGGGAAGGTGCGCTCGTGTTGGGTGTTCCCGATCGCTTCTTTCGCGACTGGGTGGACGACCACTACCGCGGCCTGCTGGAGGCGACGCTCGCTCGGGTAGGGGACGGACTGGTCAAAGTGGCCTATGAAGTGGTGGAGACGCCGGCCTCCTCGGTACACCTGCCGCCCACACCGACAGTCAAGGTGAACACGGCTCGGCCCTCGCGGCTGAACGTGCGCTTCACCTTCGCCACCTTCGTGGTGTCGGACAGCAACCAGCTCCCCGCCGCCGCCGCCGCCGCCGTGGCCGACAAGCCCGGCTACCACTACAACCCCCTGTACGTCTATGGAGGTACGGGTCTGGGGAAGACGCACCTGCTCCACGCGGTGGGCAACCACATCTGGGAGAAGGATCCGTCGCAGCGGGTGGTGTACCTGTCGAGCGAGCAGTTCACCAACGAGTACGTGGAGAGCGTGCGCGAGCACCGCATGTCCGACTTCCGGCGGAAGTTCCGGGAGGAGTGCGACGTGCTGCTCATCGACGACATCCAGTTCCTGGGCAAGCGCGAGGAGACACAGAAGGAGTTCTTCTACACCTTCAACACGCTCTACGAGCTGAACAAGGCCATCGTCCTCACCAGCGACACGCTGCCCTCGGAGATTCCCGGCCTGGAGGAGCGGCTGCGCAGCCGCTTCACCATGGGGCTGATTACGGACATCCGCGAGCCGAACTACGAGACGCGGGTGGCCATCCTCCAGAAGAAGGCGGAGGCCGAGCGGCTGATGCTGCCGGATGACGTGGCGCACTTCATCGCCAAGCACATCCAGAAGAACGTCCGCGAGCTGGAGGGCGCGCTGGTGAAGCTGTCGGCCATCCACAGCCTGTCGCGGCAGCCGCTCACGGTGGAGTTCGCCTCGCAGGTGCTCAAGGACATCCTGCCCACCAACCGCGTGGTGGATGTGGAGCTCATCCAGAAGGAAGTGGCGCGCTACTACAAGGTGACGCTGGAGGCGCTGCGCGAGGACCGGCGGCACAAGGCGCTGGCGCACGCTCGCCAGGTGGCCATGTACCTGTGCCGCAAGCTCACCAAGAGCTCGTTTCCGGAGATCGCCTCGCGCTTCAACAAGGATCACTCCACCGTCATCTCCTCGGTGCGCAAGGTGGAGGGGCTGCGAGAGACCGACGCGACCGTCAAGCGCGAGCTGGAGGAGCTGGAAGAGAAGCTCGGCGGTTGA
- the rpmH gene encoding 50S ribosomal protein L34: MSKRTYQPSKVKRNRTHGFRKRNSTKAGQEVLKRRRAKGRKRLVVSAAKK; this comes from the coding sequence GTGTCCAAGCGCACGTATCAGCCGTCGAAAGTGAAGCGCAACCGCACCCACGGGTTCCGCAAGCGCAACAGCACCAAGGCCGGTCAGGAGGTGCTCAAGCGCCGCCGGGCCAAGGGCCGGAAGCGCCTCGTGGTGTCCGCCGCGAAGAAGTAG
- the rnpA gene encoding ribonuclease P protein component: MTARGEAPARQGEAFPKALRLLRRHEFLQVQEGGQKVSADCLLALSKRNGRAYTRLGLTVSSKVGNAVVRVRLRRLLRELFRKRRAQWPTGLDVVLVVRSSGKDVSFAEMARAFDGVTRKLQRLSPAAPGGASS; the protein is encoded by the coding sequence GTGACGGCCAGGGGCGAAGCGCCAGCACGCCAGGGAGAAGCGTTTCCCAAGGCCCTGCGCCTGTTGCGCCGTCACGAGTTCCTCCAGGTCCAGGAGGGTGGGCAGAAGGTCTCGGCCGACTGCCTGCTGGCGCTGTCCAAGCGCAATGGCCGGGCCTACACCCGACTGGGGCTGACCGTCTCCAGCAAGGTGGGCAACGCCGTGGTGCGCGTGCGCCTGCGGCGCTTGCTGCGCGAGCTGTTCCGCAAGCGGCGCGCGCAATGGCCCACCGGCCTGGACGTGGTGCTGGTGGTGCGCTCCTCGGGCAAGGACGTCTCCTTCGCTGAAATGGCGCGCGCCTTCGATGGTGTTACCCGCAAGCTGCAGCGGCTCTCCCCGGCCGCGCCCGGAGGGGCCTCCTCATGA
- the yidD gene encoding membrane protein insertion efficiency factor YidD — MSPLAFLLSLPIRFYRRVIGPLLPKVCRFHPSCSTYALQALEKHGGLKGSGLTVWRLLRCNPFHPGGVDPVP, encoded by the coding sequence ATGAGTCCGCTTGCCTTCCTGCTGTCCCTTCCCATCCGCTTCTACCGGCGGGTGATTGGACCGCTGCTGCCGAAGGTGTGCCGCTTCCACCCCTCGTGCTCCACGTACGCGCTCCAGGCCCTGGAGAAGCATGGCGGCCTGAAGGGCAGTGGCCTCACGGTGTGGCGACTGTTGCGCTGCAACCCCTTCCACCCCGGCGGCGTTGATCCGGTGCCCTGA